GCTGCGCTTTTGCGGGACACAACATGTTTTATTGTAGGCAAGGGCACGCTGAAATCAAGGAAGCGGCGGCAACGGCCGCCACCGCATACCGCCCTTGGCGATTGCATGCATGCCGCCGATTTGAGATATATCAAATCCCGGCCTCTGCACCTTCTTGCCGCTCCCGCTCCGCACTAACGTAAAAGCTGAGGAAGTCTTTTATCGCAGCGTGGCGCGGCCTGTGGGTCGAGGTGCAAGATGTCGTACAAGACCGTCCTGGTGCATGTGGACGAATCGGAACATGCGAGCGAGCGGATCAAGCTCGCCGCGACCGTTGCCATGGCGGAAAACGCTCATCTGATCGGTACGGCAATGACCGGCGCATCGCGTTATCTGCAGCGCGCGAAAATGCTGGCCGATGTCGGCCCCAACTTCAGGATTCACCTCGATCTGCTGCGCCAGCGCGCGGATCGCGGGCTGGAAGAATTCGAAGCGGTGGCGCAGAAGGTCGGCATCCCCTCCTTCGAAAAGCGGCTGGTGGATGACGAGGCGGGCGGCGGCGTGTGCCTGCAGGCGCGTTATTGCGACCTGGTGGTGATCGGACAGATGGATCCCGATGAAATCTCGCCGATCGTGATGCCGGATTTTCCGCAATACGTGGTGCTCCATTCGGGACGGCCGGTGCTGATCACTCCCTACGCCGGCCGGTTCGACAACATCGGCAGCCGCGTGCTGATCGCGTGGGACGCGAGCATGGCCGCGACGCGCACCATTACCAACGCGATTCCCTTGCTCAAACGCGCACAGATCGTGGAAGTGGCGCTGTTCAATCCGGACGAACAACTGCCCACGTCGGCGCAAGGCGGCGTGCCGGGCGCGGACATCGCCCTGTACCTCGCGCGGCAC
The Noviherbaspirillum cavernae DNA segment above includes these coding regions:
- a CDS encoding universal stress protein, whose amino-acid sequence is MSYKTVLVHVDESEHASERIKLAATVAMAENAHLIGTAMTGASRYLQRAKMLADVGPNFRIHLDLLRQRADRGLEEFEAVAQKVGIPSFEKRLVDDEAGGGVCLQARYCDLVVIGQMDPDEISPIVMPDFPQYVVLHSGRPVLITPYAGRFDNIGSRVLIAWDASMAATRTITNAIPLLKRAQIVEVALFNPDEQLPTSAQGGVPGADIALYLARHGIKVDVTQRSTDAEIGHALLALAAELHCDLIVMGGYGHSRFREILLGGVTRTVLERMTVPVLMSH